The Falco biarmicus isolate bFalBia1 chromosome 20, bFalBia1.pri, whole genome shotgun sequence genome window below encodes:
- the POU2AF1 gene encoding POU domain class 2-associating factor 1 isoform X2, which yields MHWQKSSAPEQQPQPRPYQGVRVKEPVKELLKRKRGNVHSASATAAATVVLPHQPLPSYSPMGQPCIDMDVAAPALSVADEGALCSGWISQASPTSLQPLTQWTTYPDYVPHEAVSCPYTADMYVQPVCPSYTLVGPSSVLTYTSQPLITNFAPRSTPPAVVPPLEVTDQQPPLTYFPWAQPLSALPASTLQYQPASSTLPGPQFVPLPISIPEPAPQELEDARRVIGTLPIEKLLLEDEDNDTYVLNHALSVEGL from the exons ATGCACTGGCAAAAAT cttctgcTCCAGAACAGCAGCCGCAGCCTCGCCCTTATCAAGGGGTCCGTGTCAAAGAGCCGGTGAAGGAGCTATTGAAAAGGAAACGGGGAAATGTTCATAGTGCCAGTGCAACGGCAGCTGCAACG GTTGTTTTGCCTCATCAGCCACTTCCTTCCTATTCACCGATGG GCCAGCCTTGCATTGACATGGATGTTGCCGCCCCTGCCTTGTCTGTCGCAGATGAAGGAGCACTCTGTTCGGGCTGGATCTCCCAGGCTTCTCCTACATCCTTACAGCCTTTAACTCAGTGGACCACTTACCCTGATTACGTGCCCCACGAAGCGGTCAGCTGTCCGTACACAGCAGATATGTATGTCCAGCCTGTGTGTCCCAGTTACACGCTGGTTGGACCTTCATCTGTTCTGACTTACACTTCTCAGCCACTCATCACCAATTTTGCA CCACGAAGCACCCCCCCTGCTGTAGTGCCCCCGCTTGAGGTGACGGATCAGCAGCCCCCTCTCACCTACTTCCCATGGGCACAGCCCCTCTCTGCGCTGCCAGCCTCCACTCTGCAGTACCAGCCAGCTTCTTCCACGCTTCCCGGGCCACAGTTCGTGCCCTTGCCGATTTCCATCCCTGAACCAGccccccaggagctggaggatGCCAGACGAGTCATCGGCACGCTGCCCATTGAGAAGCTGCTGCTAGAAGATGAAGACAATGATACGTATGTTTTAAACCATGCTCTCTCTGTTGAAGGGCTTTAA
- the POU2AF1 gene encoding POU domain class 2-associating factor 1 isoform X1: MHWQKSSAPEQQPQPRPYQGVRVKEPVKELLKRKRGNVHSASATAAATVVLPHQPLPSYSPMGQPCIDMDVAAPALSVADEGALCSGWISQASPTSLQPLTQWTTYPDYVPHEAVSCPYTADMYVQPVCPSYTLVGPSSVLTYTSQPLITNFAPRSTPPAVVPPLEVTDQQPPLTYFPWAQPLSALPASTLQYQPASSTLPGPQFVPLPISIPEPAPQELEDARRVIGTLPIEKLLLEDEDNDTILHIYAAKGMRAYTLAAAERMKLLRRLDAKEHRGKTPLLVAVTARQPAIVYDLIQTGADVNAVDHKGQSALHLAATYGYAQVLQVGKAFLVLIASNINLHESLSVAAFKNCPRRRGVSK, translated from the exons ATGCACTGGCAAAAAT cttctgcTCCAGAACAGCAGCCGCAGCCTCGCCCTTATCAAGGGGTCCGTGTCAAAGAGCCGGTGAAGGAGCTATTGAAAAGGAAACGGGGAAATGTTCATAGTGCCAGTGCAACGGCAGCTGCAACG GTTGTTTTGCCTCATCAGCCACTTCCTTCCTATTCACCGATGG GCCAGCCTTGCATTGACATGGATGTTGCCGCCCCTGCCTTGTCTGTCGCAGATGAAGGAGCACTCTGTTCGGGCTGGATCTCCCAGGCTTCTCCTACATCCTTACAGCCTTTAACTCAGTGGACCACTTACCCTGATTACGTGCCCCACGAAGCGGTCAGCTGTCCGTACACAGCAGATATGTATGTCCAGCCTGTGTGTCCCAGTTACACGCTGGTTGGACCTTCATCTGTTCTGACTTACACTTCTCAGCCACTCATCACCAATTTTGCA CCACGAAGCACCCCCCCTGCTGTAGTGCCCCCGCTTGAGGTGACGGATCAGCAGCCCCCTCTCACCTACTTCCCATGGGCACAGCCCCTCTCTGCGCTGCCAGCCTCCACTCTGCAGTACCAGCCAGCTTCTTCCACGCTTCCCGGGCCACAGTTCGTGCCCTTGCCGATTTCCATCCCTGAACCAGccccccaggagctggaggatGCCAGACGAGTCATCGGCACGCTGCCCATTGAGAAGCTGCTGCTAGAAGATGAAGACAATGATAC AATTCTACATATTTATGCAGCTAAAGGTATGAGAGCGTATACATTGGCAGCTGCAGAGCGCATGAAATTGCTGCGAAGACTTGATGCCAAGGAACACAGAGGAAAG ACTCCGCTGCTGGTGGCTGTCACTGCCAGGCAGCCAGCTATTGTCTATGATTTGATCCAGACAGGAGCAGATGTCAATGCTGTAGACCACAAAGGGCAGTCAGCTTTACATCTTGCTGCAACATATGGGTATGCCCAAGTCCTTCAGGTAGGCaaagcttttctggttttaattgctAGCAATATAAACCTCCACGAAAGCCTCAGTGTCGCTGCCTTTAAAAACTGTCCCAGAAGGCGAGGCGTCAGTAAGTGA